Proteins encoded in a region of the Tripterygium wilfordii isolate XIE 37 chromosome 21, ASM1340144v1, whole genome shotgun sequence genome:
- the LOC119987766 gene encoding putative F-box protein At5g55150 — translation MSTSSWSTLIEELLESIFNRFEDSRDVFRCAFVCVSWRAIALKMSGKFIPLRLSDGRGDTKTAFNIKTMQTQKIRIPDYFSYMHCSTNYGWIIIFTDAVDFYYNRPRKIHLLNLFSKAKVMLPPTSNEIYKAVTSTCPLNPECLVLVAYPCNYNYEHELAFCKIGDENWTTLDKSYFMSQLPLHIDSLTWYKRKFYGIDGDKRLVVSNLDSRTIELLYEEPLIIGFRYYYAYLVESLFGELLLIFSDQGR, via the coding sequence ATGTCGACATCATCATGGTCTACTCTTATTGAAGAACTCCTGGAGTCGATTTTCAATCGGTTCGAAGACAGCAGAGATGTTTTTCGATGTGCGTTTGTATGCGTTTCTTGGCGAGCGATCGCTCTCAAGATGTCTGGTAAGTTTATTCCTCTTCGATTGTCTGATGGAAGGGGCGACACCAAGACTGCATTTAATATCAAAACAATGCAAACACAGAAAATTCGAATTCCAGATTATTTTTCATACATGCACTGCTCCACCAATTATGGTTGGATCATAATATTCACAGATGCTGTGGATTTCTACTACAATCGTCCGCGTAAAATTCATCTGTTGAATCTTTTTTCAAAAGCTAAAGTCATGCTTCCTCCAACAAGTAACGAAATATATAAAGCTGTTACGTCTACATGTCCACTGAATCCAGAGTGTTTGGTTCTTGTTGCATACCCATGTAATTACAATTATGAGCACGAGTTAGCTTTTTGTAAGATTGGAGATGAAAACTGGACGACATTGGATAAAAGTTATTTTATGAGTCAATTACCACTTCATATTGATAGTCTTACCTGGTACAAACGAAAATTCTATGGTATTGATGGGGATAAACGCCTTGTTGTATCCAATTTAGATTCGAGGACGATAGAATTGTTATACGAGGAACCGTTGATTATAGGGTTTAGATATTACTATGCATACTTGGTGGAGTCGTTGTTTGGTGAACTTTTGTTGATTTTCAGCGATCAAGGCCGATAG